A stretch of the Panicum virgatum strain AP13 chromosome 9N, P.virgatum_v5, whole genome shotgun sequence genome encodes the following:
- the LOC120693394 gene encoding uncharacterized protein LOC120693394, whose translation MGLAFLEAGPLPNEHKEPMPDPAMRRPPSDSCGQPARKQCQRKAWCGLRPRHRSLDCNTGLSIQNREVLENRSSSPLERYVLKKIHLTRQIQGCLKSGHQRVHINSGGDKGEDGSGVQRREGRGQHHMKWVS comes from the exons ATGGGCCTTGCGTTCCTGGAGGCTGGGCCCCTTCCCAACGAACACAAGGAACCCATGCCAGATCCTGCGatgcgccgcccgccgagcgaCTCCTGCGGCCAACCCGCCCGTAAACAGTGCCAACGCAAAGCTTGGTGCGGCCTCCGTCCCCGCCACAGATCCCTTGATTGCAACACTGGTCTGTCGATCCAGAACCGCGAGGTCTTGGAGAACCGGTCGTCATCGCCTCTGGAAAG GTATGTGTTGAAGAAAATACACCTTACAAGGCAGATACAGGGATGCCTCAAGTCTGGTCACCAAAGG GTCCACATCAACAGTGGTGGCGACAAAGGAGAAGATGGCAGCGGTGTTCAAAGAAGAGAAGGCCGCGGACAGCACCACATGAAATGGGTTTCATAA